In Mastigocladopsis repens PCC 10914, a single window of DNA contains:
- the trmB gene encoding tRNA (guanosine(46)-N7)-methyltransferase TrmB: MSYLMIGETILAVVRVRQHVNPLSQKYQTPANPINWEKVYAKTNQPLHLDIGAARGRFLLSMAKIEPSWNFLGLEIREPLVIDANKWRDELGLTNLHYLFCNVNNSLRSLLSFLPKGSLKRVTIQFPDPWFKNRHAKRRIVQPELVAELAEFLVPGGIVFLQSDIEFVAVQMCDRFAEHPAFQRVGTGEWLAQNPLPVPTEREIGTIKKGEPVYRALFERVSSLSRD; encoded by the coding sequence ATGTCATATTTAATGATTGGAGAGACTATTTTGGCAGTCGTTCGAGTCCGTCAACACGTTAACCCACTTTCACAAAAGTATCAAACACCTGCAAATCCTATTAACTGGGAAAAAGTTTATGCCAAGACAAACCAACCTCTACACCTAGATATTGGAGCCGCACGGGGACGGTTTTTGTTGAGCATGGCAAAAATAGAACCCAGCTGGAATTTTCTGGGTTTGGAAATTCGGGAACCGTTGGTAATAGATGCGAATAAGTGGCGCGATGAGTTGGGACTGACAAATCTCCATTATTTGTTTTGCAATGTCAATAACTCATTGCGATCGCTCCTATCTTTCCTACCCAAGGGAAGTTTAAAGCGTGTTACAATTCAATTTCCCGACCCTTGGTTTAAAAACCGCCACGCGAAACGGCGAATTGTGCAACCAGAATTAGTTGCAGAACTGGCAGAATTTCTTGTGCCTGGGGGTATTGTATTTTTACAATCAGATATTGAATTTGTAGCAGTCCAAATGTGCGATCGCTTTGCTGAACATCCTGCTTTTCAAAGAGTTGGTACAGGAGAATGGCTAGCGCAAAACCCGCTCCCAGTCCCCACAGAACGGGAGATAGGGACAATCAAGAAGGGCGAACCTGTTTATCGTGCTTTATTTGAAAGAGTGAGTTCTTTATCGAGAGACTAA
- a CDS encoding DUF2231 domain-containing protein, with protein sequence MNPEVIDQLKTQLGANGLPYAIPIHPNLVHLTLGLFILGIAFDLIGVLLFIQRPLFKFLVIPVTPSNLFDVGWYNILGSAIITFFTVAVGFYEMLLAEPSTEVKSAWGLQAVETMLWHGVGGVFLLALIVGMTIWRGFQRYIWRKDNSQQVQLTYLLSGLFIMLLMYVHGTLGAHLAAEFGVHNTADMLLRLGKNPNLLLK encoded by the coding sequence ATGAACCCTGAAGTTATTGACCAATTGAAAACTCAGCTTGGAGCAAATGGATTGCCTTATGCTATACCCATTCACCCAAATCTAGTCCATCTCACTCTGGGTTTGTTCATCCTTGGCATTGCCTTTGATTTGATTGGTGTGCTGTTATTCATACAAAGACCACTCTTCAAATTTTTAGTAATTCCTGTCACTCCTTCTAACTTATTTGATGTTGGTTGGTACAACATATTGGGTTCAGCAATCATCACATTTTTTACGGTAGCAGTAGGTTTTTACGAAATGCTGTTGGCAGAACCATCCACTGAAGTAAAGAGTGCCTGGGGATTGCAAGCGGTGGAAACAATGCTTTGGCATGGTGTGGGTGGTGTTTTTCTTCTAGCGCTGATTGTTGGCATGACTATTTGGAGAGGATTCCAGCGCTATATTTGGCGTAAGGATAATAGTCAACAAGTGCAATTGACCTATTTACTTTCCGGGCTATTCATCATGCTTCTCATGTACGTCCACGGTACGCTAGGAGCGCACTTAGCTGCTGAATTTGGGGTTCACAATACCGCTGATATGTTGTTGCGATTGGGCAAAAACCCCAACTTACTACTGAAGTAA
- a CDS encoding response regulator, translating to MSAETDEKHKTIFLVEDNKADIRLIQEALKNSSVPHQVVTVRDGMDAMAYLRQEGEYADAPRPDLILLDLNLPKKDGREVLAEIKADPNLKRIPVVVLTTSHNEDDIFHSYDLHVNCYITKSRNLSQLFKIVKGIEEFWLETATLPSE from the coding sequence GTGAGCGCAGAAACGGACGAAAAGCACAAAACAATCTTTTTGGTAGAAGACAATAAAGCCGATATTCGTCTCATCCAAGAAGCATTGAAAAATAGTTCAGTGCCACATCAAGTTGTGACGGTGCGAGATGGCATGGATGCTATGGCGTATTTACGCCAGGAAGGGGAGTATGCTGATGCACCACGCCCTGATCTCATCCTGCTAGATTTAAACTTGCCCAAGAAGGATGGTAGAGAAGTTCTGGCGGAAATAAAAGCTGACCCCAACCTAAAACGCATCCCTGTAGTCGTGTTGACAACATCACATAACGAAGATGACATTTTCCACAGCTACGACTTGCATGTGAACTGCTACATTACCAAATCTCGTAACCTTAGCCAGCTATTCAAAATAGTCAAAGGGATTGAAGAGTTTTGGTTGGAAACTGCCACTTTGCCATCGGAGTAA
- a CDS encoding metallophosphoesterase family protein has product MTSNFRFAVISDLHIALPHTIWNHPSRFHLVEVSIPAFERVLEHLTQLNLDFLLLPGDLTQHGEPDNHAWLQERLAKLPFPAYVVPGNHDVPVVMADEQSIAVSDFPYYYHKFGYSNTDHLYYTCQLLPGVRLIGLNSNSFDDQGQQIGCLDTQQLRWLEEVLAAVSDEFVLVMVHHNVVEHLPNQSRHPIANRYMLENAPELLQVLRQHSVRLVFTGHLHVQDVAYSEGVYDITTGSLVSYPHPYRVLEFHQDNLGRDWLQILSYRVESVPDFPNLQQTSRQWMGDRSFPFLVKLLTLPPLNLPLSQAKELAPSLREFWANIADGDAFFDYPHFPPEVRRYFENYGAIALWAAPFGSIAPSGTPSLVDNNTTLLL; this is encoded by the coding sequence ATGACTTCAAATTTTCGCTTTGCTGTCATCAGCGACTTGCACATAGCGCTTCCCCATACAATCTGGAATCATCCCAGTCGTTTTCATTTGGTGGAAGTCAGCATCCCTGCCTTTGAAAGGGTACTGGAACATTTAACACAACTTAATCTAGATTTTCTGTTGCTACCAGGAGACTTAACTCAGCACGGTGAACCAGATAACCATGCGTGGTTGCAAGAACGCTTGGCAAAACTCCCTTTTCCTGCCTACGTTGTTCCTGGCAATCATGATGTTCCCGTTGTCATGGCAGATGAGCAATCAATTGCCGTCTCCGACTTTCCCTACTATTACCATAAGTTTGGCTATAGCAATACCGACCATCTGTACTACACTTGTCAGTTATTGCCGGGTGTTAGGCTCATCGGTCTGAATTCTAACTCTTTTGACGACCAAGGGCAGCAGATAGGATGTTTGGATACCCAACAGCTACGGTGGTTAGAAGAGGTGCTGGCAGCAGTTAGTGATGAATTTGTGTTAGTCATGGTGCATCACAATGTAGTCGAACATCTGCCCAATCAGTCACGCCACCCAATAGCAAATCGCTATATGTTAGAAAATGCACCAGAACTCTTGCAGGTGCTACGGCAACACAGCGTTAGGCTAGTGTTCACGGGACACTTACACGTTCAAGATGTTGCTTATTCAGAAGGAGTCTACGATATAACAACAGGTTCTCTAGTGAGCTATCCTCACCCTTACCGGGTGTTAGAGTTTCATCAAGATAACCTTGGTAGGGACTGGTTACAAATTTTGTCCTATCGCGTGGAATCAGTACCTGATTTTCCTAACTTGCAACAAACTTCACGGCAATGGATGGGCGATCGCAGTTTTCCTTTCCTAGTCAAGTTGCTGACTTTACCTCCCTTAAACCTACCATTATCACAGGCAAAAGAACTAGCACCTAGTCTGCGCGAGTTCTGGGCAAATATTGCCGATGGAGATGCTTTTTTTGATTATCCCCACTTTCCACCAGAAGTGCGTCGCTACTTTGAGAACTATGGCGCGATCGCCCTTTGGGCGGCTCCCTTTGGGAGCATCGCTCCTAGCGGTACTCCATCGCTTGTTGATAATAATACTACGTTGTTGCTTTAA
- a CDS encoding DUF2231 domain-containing protein, with product MFEYPLSLNEHNLPYPDTMHPIVVHFVIAMVLFAFLCDVIGYFTRNHRLFEVSWWNMFFATISIFIAIIFGQFEAGLAEPYNAVEPVLNLHTLLGWSLSGILAAITAWRYVIRSRNPEKISIYYLAAGLLLTVLVGTQVYFGDELVWVYGLHTVPVVEAVKEGLLQ from the coding sequence ATGTTTGAGTACCCTCTGTCTCTAAATGAGCATAATTTACCGTATCCCGATACGATGCATCCCATCGTTGTCCATTTTGTGATTGCGATGGTCTTATTTGCCTTCTTATGTGATGTCATTGGGTACTTTACCCGTAATCACCGTCTTTTTGAGGTGAGTTGGTGGAATATGTTTTTCGCGACAATATCCATCTTCATCGCCATCATTTTTGGTCAATTTGAAGCAGGTTTGGCAGAACCTTATAACGCAGTTGAACCAGTGCTCAATTTACATACGCTCTTGGGGTGGTCACTTTCAGGAATTCTTGCAGCCATTACAGCTTGGCGTTATGTCATTCGTTCCCGCAATCCAGAAAAGATATCAATTTATTACCTAGCAGCAGGTTTACTTTTGACTGTTTTGGTAGGCACACAGGTGTATTTCGGAGATGAACTGGTTTGGGTCTATGGGCTACACACTGTGCCAGTTGTTGAAGCCGTGAAGGAGGGCTTGCTGCAATGA
- a CDS encoding hybrid sensor histidine kinase/response regulator, producing MAASDSVKILLIEDSLAEARLLQEFLKQAKSHEFSLLHVKRLGEALQELRRGTYDVILLDLTLPDSQGLASLAPLMSHAPSVPIVVLTNTNDDELALEAVRRGAQDYLVKRQVNSNLLIRSLSYAIERKQVLETLRAVNETLEIRVQERTAELVKVQEISQFKSEFVSMLSHDIRSPLNTIQLIAGLLQNSGDKLPKEKKVSHFQLIRSAIKNMAQLLDEVSFIGRADSGKLYCEFHPLDLENFCRQLVEEAQLSTQQKHLTLIFTSVGELGNALWDESLLRHILSNLLNNAMKYSPSGGTVRFQLIGQEKTVVFQIQDEGIGIPKEDQQRLFKPFYRASNVSKIPGTGLGLAIVKKCVETLGGEVSVHSEIGVGTTFAVTLPLIKA from the coding sequence ATGGCTGCAAGCGATTCAGTAAAAATCTTGTTAATTGAGGACAGTCTGGCAGAAGCTAGGTTGTTACAAGAGTTTCTGAAGCAAGCCAAGTCCCATGAATTTAGTTTGCTTCATGTGAAGCGATTGGGGGAAGCCCTCCAAGAACTCCGTAGGGGCACCTACGATGTCATCTTGTTGGATCTGACGCTACCAGATAGCCAAGGATTGGCATCCCTCGCGCCTTTAATGAGTCATGCCCCTAGCGTGCCAATTGTCGTACTCACGAATACTAACGATGATGAACTTGCCTTAGAAGCAGTGCGGCGGGGAGCGCAAGATTATCTTGTCAAGCGACAGGTAAATTCAAACTTACTCATTCGCTCCCTAAGCTATGCAATTGAGCGTAAACAAGTTTTAGAAACATTACGCGCGGTCAATGAGACGTTAGAAATTCGGGTTCAAGAACGAACAGCTGAACTGGTCAAAGTTCAAGAAATCAGCCAGTTTAAATCGGAATTTGTCTCAATGCTATCTCATGACATTCGCAGTCCTCTCAATACAATCCAACTGATTGCTGGATTGCTACAAAATAGCGGCGACAAATTGCCAAAGGAGAAAAAAGTTTCCCATTTCCAACTCATTCGTTCAGCCATCAAAAACATGGCTCAACTATTAGATGAAGTCTCATTCATAGGGAGAGCCGATTCAGGTAAACTTTATTGTGAATTTCATCCACTGGATTTGGAAAATTTTTGTCGCCAACTTGTTGAAGAAGCTCAACTGAGTACGCAGCAGAAGCACCTAACTCTAATTTTTACCAGTGTTGGCGAATTGGGTAACGCGTTGTGGGATGAAAGCCTGTTGCGTCATATTTTGAGTAACTTGCTCAACAATGCTATGAAATATTCACCATCAGGCGGTACAGTACGGTTTCAACTTATTGGTCAGGAAAAAACTGTCGTTTTCCAGATCCAAGACGAGGGAATTGGTATTCCCAAAGAAGACCAACAACGGTTATTTAAGCCTTTCTATCGTGCTTCCAATGTGAGTAAAATTCCCGGCACTGGCTTAGGACTAGCAATTGTCAAAAAGTGTGTAGAGACTCTTGGGGGTGAGGTTTCAGTTCATAGTGAAATTGGCGTGGGTACGACGTTTGCTGTTACGTTGCCTTTAATCAAAGCTTAA
- a CDS encoding FIST signal transduction protein: MADQMQWANALSTRPSLEAAVADVVQRTLSSLTAPVDLGLVFISSAFTSEYSRLLPLLAEQLSVPVLIGCSGGGVIGTTQWGNTQELEAQPALSLTLTHLPQVNVKAFHIVPEELPDLDSSPDAWIDLIGVPPSPTPQFILLSSSFSSGINDLLQGIDFAYPGSVTVGGQASGDGMGGRITIFHNDQLYREGTVGVALSGNIVLETIVAQGCRPIGKTYQVTKGDRNIILELDEQIPLIVLRDLIANLSDEDRMLAQHSLFVGLAMDEFKQDLLQGDFLVRSILGVDPTAGAIAIADYVRPGQRLQFHLRDAQASAEDLEFLLESYQKQRASEPSAVGALMFSCLGRGEGLYGKADFDSQLFRRYLQDIPLAGFFCGGEIGPVGGSTLLHNYTSVFGICRTLGNRE; encoded by the coding sequence ATGGCAGACCAAATGCAGTGGGCAAATGCCCTATCAACCCGTCCTTCTTTGGAAGCAGCTGTTGCAGATGTAGTACAACGAACCCTCTCGTCGTTAACAGCACCTGTTGATTTAGGGCTGGTATTCATTTCGTCTGCTTTTACAAGTGAGTATTCTCGACTCTTGCCCCTGCTTGCTGAGCAACTTTCAGTGCCTGTGCTCATTGGCTGTAGCGGTGGCGGTGTCATTGGCACAACTCAGTGGGGAAACACCCAAGAGTTGGAAGCACAACCCGCCCTAAGTCTGACTTTGACGCACCTACCACAAGTGAATGTTAAAGCCTTTCATATTGTTCCGGAAGAATTACCCGACTTGGATAGTTCGCCCGATGCTTGGATTGATTTGATAGGTGTGCCACCGTCACCTACTCCCCAATTCATCTTGCTGTCCAGTTCATTTTCCTCTGGAATCAACGATTTATTACAAGGAATAGATTTTGCTTATCCAGGGTCGGTAACAGTGGGAGGACAGGCAAGCGGCGACGGTATGGGAGGGCGTATCACCATATTTCATAATGACCAACTGTATAGGGAAGGAACCGTTGGCGTAGCTTTGAGTGGCAATATTGTCTTAGAAACCATTGTGGCACAAGGATGCCGGCCGATTGGTAAGACCTACCAAGTGACAAAAGGCGATCGCAACATCATTTTAGAACTGGATGAGCAAATACCGCTGATTGTCTTGCGAGATTTGATTGCCAATCTTAGTGATGAAGACCGGATGCTGGCACAGCACTCCCTGTTTGTTGGGTTGGCAATGGATGAATTCAAGCAAGATTTGCTCCAGGGAGACTTTTTAGTTCGTAGCATCCTTGGAGTAGACCCGACAGCCGGGGCAATTGCCATTGCAGACTATGTTCGACCTGGACAACGTCTGCAATTCCACCTGCGCGATGCTCAAGCCTCTGCTGAAGACTTGGAATTCCTTCTGGAGAGTTATCAAAAACAACGAGCCTCAGAACCCTCTGCTGTCGGTGCGCTGATGTTTTCCTGTTTGGGGCGAGGTGAAGGACTCTACGGAAAAGCCGACTTTGATTCTCAGCTATTTAGGCGCTACCTCCAAGATATCCCCTTAGCAGGCTTCTTCTGTGGCGGCGAAATCGGTCCTGTAGGTGGCAGTACTTTGCTACACAATTACACCTCCGTATTTGGAATTTGCCGCACACTGGGAAATAGGGAGTAG
- a CDS encoding DUF3177 family protein — MNNEIWFRPFVWMDYRLAVLFTVIIPIILLVWAFVQKAEAIQRLLMIYWRVSSLLAITLYLIIGGFGVSFISGLMARILIPISLWFWVDLNDEIEYQPNGPLKLLFTSWRWATSVYCILGAIGFIPFLVCAFSETAIATPYCRVWFEAPLLFKEYFHANSKAGFLGFLGIVGLIIYVLYLSYFVVVKLGKQGRSASPQ; from the coding sequence ATGAATAATGAAATCTGGTTTCGTCCCTTTGTCTGGATGGACTACCGATTAGCAGTGTTATTCACGGTGATTATTCCCATAATTCTACTAGTTTGGGCATTTGTACAAAAAGCCGAAGCGATACAACGCTTGCTCATGATTTACTGGCGAGTATCGAGTTTGCTAGCAATTACCCTATACTTGATAATTGGGGGCTTTGGAGTTAGTTTTATCTCAGGGCTGATGGCTCGGATCTTGATCCCGATTTCACTGTGGTTCTGGGTGGATCTCAACGATGAAATTGAGTATCAGCCAAATGGACCTCTAAAGTTGCTTTTCACCTCCTGGCGCTGGGCTACAAGCGTGTATTGTATTTTGGGAGCAATTGGCTTTATACCTTTTTTGGTTTGTGCTTTTTCTGAAACAGCGATCGCCACTCCCTATTGTCGCGTTTGGTTCGAGGCACCGTTACTTTTTAAAGAGTATTTCCATGCCAACAGCAAAGCAGGATTTCTCGGCTTTCTTGGCATTGTTGGCTTAATCATTTATGTACTTTACTTAAGCTACTTCGTCGTCGTCAAACTAGGAAAGCAGGGACGTTCAGCTTCACCG
- a CDS encoding sensor histidine kinase: MVRDLQLQGINLTNLKEPQIHISSQIQPHGVLFVLKEPELTILQVSSNVSSAVGLSAENLLQKKLEDLLDSFQIERIKAGLLEDSLDFINPTKIWIRKKGDDYVIFDGVFHRNPEGFLILELEPAISQENIPFLSFYHLARASINKLEETANLRDYCQIIVQEVRKVTGFDRVMLYKFDDDGHGSVIAEEKLESQEPYLGLHYPESDIPKPARKLFTSNWIRLIPDTHSSPVEIVPINNPVTQRPLDLTNSILRSVFPCHIEYLHNMDVGASLTISLIKEGKLWGLIACHHQTPKYVSYELRKACEFLGRVIFSEISAREETEDYDYRMQLTYIQSALIEYMSQEENFIDGLVKHQPNLLNLTNAQGAAICFGGNYTLIGETPKEEDLNFLVQWLKNNVKDEVFYTDSLPRIYPDAERFKNVASGMLAIPISKRNYVLWFRPEVIQTVNWGGDPNKAFELNQSEGNLRLRPRKSFELWKETVRLTSLPWQFVEIKAALELRKAIVNIVLRQADELAQLAHDLERSNAELKKFAYVASHDLQEPLNQVANYVQLLEMRYQNQLDEDANEFITYAVEGVSLMQTLIDDVLAYSKVDMQAIEFQLTGVETALERALTNLRKRISETKAVITYDELPTVMADSTQLMQLFQNLIGNAIKFRSDKPPEIHVGAIRTEDEWLFSVRDNGIGIEPQFSDRIFVIFQRLHTRDEYPGTGMGLAICKKIVECHRGRIWVESQIGEGATFYFTIPVGGRDRERRNGRKAQNNLFGRRQ, from the coding sequence ATGGTTAGAGATTTACAATTGCAAGGTATAAATTTGACTAACTTGAAAGAACCACAAATTCATATTTCTAGTCAAATTCAGCCTCACGGAGTCCTTTTCGTTCTGAAAGAACCTGAGTTAACAATATTACAAGTTAGCAGCAATGTATCTTCTGCTGTCGGCTTATCTGCTGAGAATCTGCTCCAAAAAAAACTGGAAGATTTACTCGACTCTTTTCAAATAGAGAGAATCAAAGCAGGACTTTTAGAGGATAGTCTCGACTTTATCAATCCCACTAAAATTTGGATCAGAAAAAAAGGTGATGATTACGTAATATTTGATGGAGTGTTCCATCGCAATCCAGAAGGATTTCTGATTCTGGAATTAGAGCCTGCGATTTCTCAAGAAAATATCCCATTTTTAAGCTTTTATCATCTCGCTAGAGCTTCTATCAACAAACTAGAAGAAACAGCAAATCTTCGGGATTATTGTCAAATCATTGTCCAAGAAGTCCGGAAGGTCACAGGATTTGACAGGGTGATGCTTTATAAGTTTGATGACGATGGGCACGGTTCAGTTATTGCTGAAGAAAAACTAGAAAGCCAAGAACCTTATTTAGGTTTGCACTATCCAGAGTCAGATATTCCCAAACCAGCAAGAAAATTATTTACTTCCAATTGGATCAGATTAATACCGGATACCCATTCCAGTCCTGTGGAAATTGTCCCAATCAATAATCCAGTCACTCAACGTCCGCTTGATTTGACCAACTCCATTCTCAGAAGTGTCTTTCCTTGTCATATAGAGTACCTGCACAATATGGATGTGGGTGCTTCTTTGACCATTTCTTTGATTAAAGAAGGAAAACTTTGGGGACTTATTGCTTGTCATCATCAAACACCCAAGTATGTTTCTTATGAATTGCGAAAAGCCTGCGAATTCTTAGGTCGAGTGATATTTTCAGAAATTTCCGCAAGAGAAGAAACTGAAGATTACGACTATCGTATGCAACTGACATATATCCAATCAGCATTGATTGAATATATGTCCCAAGAAGAAAACTTTATCGATGGGTTAGTCAAACACCAGCCAAATCTCCTCAATTTAACAAACGCTCAAGGCGCAGCTATCTGTTTTGGCGGTAATTATACATTAATTGGTGAGACACCTAAAGAAGAGGATTTAAATTTTTTAGTTCAATGGTTAAAGAATAACGTCAAAGACGAAGTTTTCTATACAGATTCTCTGCCGCGCATTTATCCAGATGCTGAAAGGTTCAAAAACGTTGCTAGTGGAATGCTCGCAATTCCCATTTCCAAGCGAAATTATGTTTTGTGGTTTCGCCCAGAAGTGATTCAAACTGTCAATTGGGGAGGTGATCCCAATAAGGCGTTTGAGTTAAATCAGTCAGAGGGAAATTTACGTCTGCGTCCACGTAAATCATTTGAACTGTGGAAAGAAACAGTTCGTCTCACCTCTTTACCCTGGCAATTTGTAGAAATCAAAGCAGCACTGGAACTACGTAAAGCAATTGTCAATATTGTGCTGCGTCAGGCAGATGAACTGGCACAGCTTGCACACGACCTAGAACGTTCCAACGCGGAACTCAAAAAGTTTGCATACGTCGCCTCCCACGACTTGCAAGAACCACTCAATCAAGTGGCTAACTACGTGCAGTTGTTGGAGATGCGCTATCAAAACCAACTCGATGAAGATGCTAATGAGTTTATTACCTACGCCGTCGAGGGAGTTAGCCTCATGCAGACGTTGATTGACGATGTGCTGGCGTACTCCAAGGTAGATATGCAGGCAATTGAATTTCAACTGACTGGGGTAGAGACAGCTTTAGAACGCGCCCTGACCAATTTGCGTAAACGCATTTCTGAAACTAAAGCTGTCATCACCTACGATGAATTACCAACTGTGATGGCTGATAGTACTCAACTGATGCAGTTGTTCCAGAACCTCATTGGTAATGCTATCAAGTTCCGCAGTGACAAACCACCAGAAATTCATGTGGGAGCGATTCGGACTGAGGATGAGTGGCTATTTTCAGTACGGGATAACGGTATTGGCATTGAACCGCAGTTTAGCGATCGCATTTTTGTGATCTTTCAGCGTCTGCACACGCGGGACGAGTACCCCGGTACAGGTATGGGTTTAGCTATCTGCAAGAAAATTGTAGAGTGCCACCGTGGGCGAATTTGGGTAGAGTCACAAATAGGTGAGGGAGCAACTTTCTACTTTACGATTCCAGTCGGAGGACGCGATCGTGAGCGCAGAAACGGACGAAAAGCACAAAACAATCTTTTTGGTAGAAGACAATAA
- a CDS encoding Calvin cycle protein CP12, protein MNKVNIQDQIEQEVEQARAVCDTSGGTSAECAAAWDAVEELQAEASHQKQSKRKTSLEQYCDANPEADECRVYED, encoded by the coding sequence ATGAACAAAGTTAACATTCAAGACCAAATCGAACAAGAAGTTGAACAAGCTCGTGCTGTCTGCGATACTTCAGGTGGCACCTCCGCTGAGTGTGCTGCAGCCTGGGATGCAGTCGAAGAACTGCAAGCTGAAGCCTCCCATCAGAAGCAATCTAAGCGCAAGACCTCTCTTGAGCAATACTGTGATGCCAACCCAGAAGCAGATGAGTGTAGGGTTTACGAAGATTAG
- a CDS encoding PstS family phosphate ABC transporter substrate-binding protein — translation MNTNESNTKGSIICGRCTYDANPRGATHCHKCGKPLVVTSVPTSDMIARSDSVLVVGGVSLLAMVLLLFGVGGYFFWRQIQSPTISSTQNISSENSPPDIAFYDSMKKVPNVPEGRFPYGGATTFASLTAHGTHKAINQAYPNFHLRYTEPNNNKPGSTEGIAMLLDGELSFAQSTQPLKDAEYSKARERGFTLEQVPIGIDAVGCYVHPDISIPGLSVNQLQDIYKGKITNWKNVGGPDLPILPFKRNAQSSGLIKTLLGSEAGSVSPNVQSSRDYTELFRKVASTPGAIGIGTATLIGTQQRIRPVALAPDNSKNYVPLVIEGNRLNRAAFLDGTYPLTRRIFVIIRRNNTPDEQAGVAYSNLLLSKEGQEFVEKAGFIPIR, via the coding sequence ATGAATACTAACGAATCTAACACTAAGGGAAGCATTATCTGTGGCAGGTGTACCTATGATGCAAATCCTCGCGGGGCTACACATTGTCACAAGTGCGGCAAGCCCCTTGTAGTTACTTCTGTACCTACCAGCGACATGATTGCTAGGTCTGATTCTGTACTAGTCGTGGGTGGAGTTAGTCTACTAGCTATGGTGTTGCTGCTTTTTGGTGTGGGAGGCTATTTTTTCTGGCGGCAAATCCAATCCCCAACGATTTCCAGTACTCAAAACATTTCCTCCGAAAACAGTCCCCCTGATATCGCATTTTACGATTCTATGAAAAAAGTGCCTAATGTCCCAGAAGGTAGGTTCCCTTACGGTGGTGCTACAACCTTCGCATCTTTAACAGCTCATGGCACACATAAGGCTATCAACCAAGCGTACCCAAATTTTCATCTGCGCTACACCGAACCTAACAACAACAAACCTGGTAGCACTGAAGGTATCGCCATGTTGCTCGATGGTGAACTGAGCTTCGCTCAGTCCACTCAACCTCTTAAGGATGCTGAGTACAGCAAGGCACGTGAACGCGGTTTTACTCTAGAGCAGGTGCCAATTGGCATCGATGCGGTTGGCTGCTATGTCCATCCAGATATTTCCATCCCTGGACTTTCTGTAAACCAACTCCAGGATATTTACAAGGGCAAAATTACCAACTGGAAAAATGTGGGAGGACCGGATCTACCAATCCTACCTTTCAAGAGAAACGCCCAATCTAGTGGCTTAATCAAAACGCTTCTTGGTTCAGAAGCTGGAAGCGTCAGCCCCAATGTGCAATCCAGCCGCGATTACACTGAACTTTTCCGTAAAGTTGCCTCTACCCCAGGCGCAATCGGCATCGGCACGGCGACACTCATTGGCACTCAGCAAAGGATCCGTCCCGTTGCCCTTGCTCCCGACAACAGCAAGAATTATGTACCACTCGTAATTGAAGGCAATCGGCTCAACAGAGCAGCCTTCTTGGATGGCACCTACCCCTTGACCAGGCGTATATTTGTGATCATTCGCCGAAACAACACACCCGATGAACAAGCTGGAGTTGCCTATAGCAACCTATTGCTGTCTAAAGAAGGGCAGGAGTTCGTTGAGAAGGCAGGCTTCATTCCGATACGATGA